The following are encoded together in the Pseudodesulfovibrio indicus genome:
- a CDS encoding (Fe-S)-binding protein — MADIHQLATMFKELDDLLVGCMRCGMCQAVCPVFKQSGREADVTRGKLALLDGLASEMLTDPEGVNEKLNRCLLCGTCQTNCPSGVSVMDIFLKARAIMTGYFGLSPAKKAIFRGLLKNPKLFNALTDMGAKFQGIFTKKVDDMLGSSCARFNAPVIGDRHFSSLASKPLHKRVPELDTPAGKSGLRVALYVGCVIDKIYPQVGEAILKVLKHHGVGVYMPKGQACCGIPALSSGDTDTFDTLVGMNVDIFKDGEFDYLVTGCATCTSTIKELWPHMYKGNTSRTYDIGVLQRKTMDISQFLVDILKVQPREIAGGRGVTYHDPCHLKNSLGITAQPRTLVKAAGCDLKEMVDAGTCCGCGGSFNIAHYELSKKIGSRKADNIIASKAKVAATSCPACMLQITDMLSQKGADMNVKHVIELYADSLNG; from the coding sequence ATGGCAGATATTCATCAGCTCGCGACAATGTTCAAGGAACTGGACGACCTGCTGGTCGGGTGCATGCGCTGCGGCATGTGCCAGGCGGTCTGTCCGGTATTCAAGCAGTCCGGCCGAGAGGCGGACGTAACCCGCGGCAAACTCGCTCTGCTGGACGGCCTGGCCTCCGAGATGCTCACCGATCCGGAGGGCGTCAACGAGAAGCTCAACCGCTGCCTGCTCTGCGGCACCTGTCAGACCAACTGTCCGTCCGGCGTGTCCGTCATGGACATCTTCCTCAAGGCCCGCGCGATCATGACCGGCTACTTCGGCCTGTCTCCGGCCAAGAAGGCCATCTTCCGCGGCCTGCTGAAGAACCCCAAGCTGTTCAACGCCCTGACCGACATGGGCGCCAAGTTCCAGGGGATCTTCACCAAGAAGGTGGACGACATGCTGGGCTCCAGCTGCGCCCGCTTCAACGCGCCGGTCATCGGCGACCGCCACTTCAGCTCCCTGGCCTCCAAGCCGCTGCACAAGCGCGTGCCCGAGCTGGACACCCCGGCGGGCAAGTCCGGCCTGCGCGTGGCCCTCTACGTGGGCTGCGTGATCGACAAGATCTACCCCCAGGTGGGTGAGGCGATCCTCAAGGTCCTCAAGCACCACGGCGTCGGCGTCTACATGCCCAAGGGCCAGGCCTGCTGCGGCATCCCCGCCCTGTCCAGCGGCGACACCGACACCTTCGACACCCTGGTGGGCATGAACGTCGACATCTTCAAGGACGGCGAGTTCGACTACCTGGTCACCGGTTGCGCCACCTGCACCTCGACCATCAAGGAGCTGTGGCCGCACATGTACAAGGGCAACACGTCGCGGACCTACGACATCGGCGTGCTGCAACGGAAAACAATGGACATCAGTCAGTTCCTTGTGGATATTCTCAAGGTACAACCGCGCGAGATCGCGGGAGGCCGGGGCGTGACCTATCACGATCCCTGCCACCTGAAGAATTCCCTGGGAATCACCGCCCAACCCAGGACCCTGGTCAAGGCCGCCGGTTGCGACCTCAAGGAAATGGTTGACGCGGGTACCTGCTGCGGCTGCGGCGGCAGCTTCAACATCGCCCACTACGAACTGTCGAAGAAGATCGGCAGCCGCAAGGCGGACAACATCATCGCTTCCAAGGCCAAGGTGGCTGCCACCAGCTGCCCGGCCTGCATGCTCCAGATCACGGACATGCTCTCACAGAAGGGAGCCGACATGAACGTCAAGCACGTCATCGAGCTCTATGCCGACTCCCTAAACGGATAA
- a CDS encoding FAD-binding oxidoreductase has translation MTKESIIKEFERAAGAENVMTSETDRHSYSYDAAVLDSVLPALVVRPETSEALGAVTKLCNDNGMPLTVRGAGTNLSGGTIPHPGGVVVLTNGLNRILEINEEDMYAIVEPGVVTAQFAAEVAKRGLFYPPDPGSQAVSTLGGNVAENAGGLRGLKYGVTKDYVMGVDFWDVNGELIKSGSRTVKCVTGYNLTGLMIASEGTLGVFDKITLKLIPPVAAAKSMMAIFPSMKAASETVAAIIANKIVPATLEMMDNFTIRTVENFRGAGLPVDAAALLLIEVDGHPAQVADEAAVVERICKENGATELKVAKDAAERDAVWQARRDALPALAKLKPTCVLEDATVPRSKIPAMIQALDEIAKELNLTIGTFGHAGDGNLHPTILTDKRDKAEWERVEKGIDMIFDRALALGGTLSGEHGIGMAKSKYLAQETSKATIAYARRMKSVLDPKGILNPDKIIGAE, from the coding sequence ATGACCAAAGAATCCATCATCAAAGAATTCGAGCGCGCAGCTGGCGCGGAAAACGTTATGACCAGCGAGACCGACCGCCACTCCTATTCCTACGACGCGGCTGTTCTCGATTCCGTCCTGCCTGCCCTGGTTGTCCGCCCGGAAACCAGCGAGGCCCTGGGCGCCGTCACCAAGCTGTGCAACGACAACGGCATGCCCCTGACCGTTCGCGGCGCCGGCACCAACCTGTCCGGCGGCACCATCCCCCATCCCGGCGGTGTGGTGGTCCTGACCAACGGCTTGAACCGCATCCTCGAAATCAACGAGGAAGACATGTACGCCATCGTCGAACCGGGCGTTGTCACCGCCCAGTTCGCCGCCGAAGTCGCCAAGCGCGGCCTGTTCTATCCGCCGGATCCGGGCTCCCAGGCCGTCTCCACCCTGGGCGGAAACGTGGCCGAGAACGCGGGCGGCCTGCGCGGCCTGAAGTACGGCGTGACCAAGGACTACGTCATGGGCGTGGACTTCTGGGACGTCAACGGCGAGCTGATCAAATCCGGCTCCCGCACCGTCAAGTGCGTCACCGGCTACAACCTGACCGGCCTGATGATCGCCTCCGAGGGCACCCTGGGCGTGTTCGACAAGATCACCCTGAAGCTCATCCCGCCCGTTGCCGCCGCCAAGTCCATGATGGCCATCTTCCCGTCCATGAAGGCCGCCTCCGAGACCGTTGCCGCGATCATCGCCAACAAGATCGTCCCGGCCACCCTGGAGATGATGGACAACTTCACCATCCGCACCGTCGAGAACTTCCGCGGCGCCGGGCTGCCGGTCGATGCCGCCGCCCTGCTGCTCATCGAGGTCGACGGCCATCCGGCCCAGGTGGCCGACGAGGCCGCCGTGGTCGAGCGCATCTGCAAGGAGAACGGGGCCACCGAGCTGAAGGTCGCCAAGGACGCCGCCGAGCGCGACGCCGTCTGGCAGGCCCGCCGCGACGCCCTGCCCGCGCTGGCCAAGCTGAAGCCCACCTGCGTGCTGGAAGACGCCACCGTGCCGCGCTCCAAGATTCCGGCCATGATTCAGGCCCTGGACGAGATCGCCAAGGAACTGAACCTGACCATCGGCACCTTCGGTCACGCCGGCGACGGCAACCTGCACCCCACCATCCTGACCGACAAGCGCGACAAGGCCGAGTGGGAACGCGTGGAAAAGGGCATCGACATGATCTTCGACCGCGCCCTGGCACTGGGCGGCACCCTGTCCGGCGAGCACGGCATCGGCATGGCCAAGTCCAAGTACCTGGCACAGGAGACCTCCAAGGCGACCATTGCCTACGCCCGCCGCATGAAGTCCGTCCTCGACCCCAAGGGCATCCTCAATCCCGATAAGATCATCGGCGCCGAGTAG
- a CDS encoding L-lactate permease produces the protein MSIEVLALVALLPILVALVLMVGLRWPATKAMPLAWLTAAAGAVLVWSLPVTYVAALTLQGFVTAIGILIIVFGAILILRTLQHSGGMETIQHGMQNITPDRRIQAIIIGYMFAAFIEGAAGFGTPAALAAPLLLSLGFPPLAAAIICLVFNSFPVTFGAVGTPVVLGLKFLAPGVDAAVKAGIPGLNFANMGDFNMVVGQWATIMHLGMIFILPIFMLGFITRYFGPERSWKPGFAAWKFCLFAAVAFSVPYLIFAWNVGPEFPSLIGGLLGLGIIIIGAKKGFCMPKTTWTFGDPAKWDPEWTGTVSADSSEFKAHMSQFKAWLPYILIGAILVITRIPELGLKGILAAQAIKFSNILGYESVGASIAYLYLPGTIPFTLVAILTVFIHGMPGDKVKLAWTQAFKTMKNPTIALFAAVALVSIFRGSGIADVALNPNSYPSMPLAMAKAVAAVTGNAWPMFASFVGGLGAFITGSNTVSDLLFAEFQWGVASQLELPRQIIVAAQAVGGGMGNMICIHNIVAACAVVGLSGMEGAILKRTVWPFLLYGTVVGIVATLMSFVFLPGLF, from the coding sequence ATGTCTATTGAAGTGCTCGCCTTAGTCGCACTGCTGCCGATCCTGGTGGCTCTGGTGCTCATGGTCGGCCTGCGTTGGCCCGCCACCAAAGCCATGCCCCTGGCCTGGCTCACCGCCGCGGCCGGGGCCGTCCTGGTCTGGTCCCTGCCCGTGACCTACGTCGCGGCCCTCACCCTGCAGGGCTTCGTCACCGCCATCGGCATCCTGATCATCGTTTTCGGCGCAATCCTCATCCTGCGCACCCTGCAGCATTCCGGCGGCATGGAGACCATCCAGCACGGCATGCAGAACATCACGCCCGACCGCCGCATCCAGGCGATCATCATCGGCTACATGTTCGCCGCCTTCATCGAAGGCGCCGCCGGTTTCGGCACCCCCGCCGCGCTGGCCGCCCCGCTGCTGCTCTCCCTGGGCTTCCCGCCCCTGGCCGCAGCCATCATCTGTCTGGTCTTCAACTCTTTCCCGGTCACCTTCGGCGCGGTCGGCACCCCGGTCGTCCTGGGCCTCAAGTTCCTGGCCCCCGGTGTCGACGCCGCGGTCAAGGCCGGCATTCCCGGCCTGAACTTCGCCAACATGGGCGACTTCAACATGGTCGTCGGCCAGTGGGCCACCATCATGCACCTGGGCATGATCTTCATCCTGCCCATCTTCATGCTCGGCTTCATCACCCGCTACTTCGGTCCCGAGCGCAGCTGGAAGCCCGGCTTCGCCGCCTGGAAGTTCTGCCTGTTCGCCGCCGTGGCCTTCTCCGTGCCCTACCTGATCTTCGCCTGGAACGTCGGTCCCGAGTTCCCGTCCCTGATCGGTGGTCTGCTCGGCCTGGGCATCATCATCATCGGCGCCAAGAAGGGCTTCTGCATGCCCAAGACCACCTGGACCTTCGGTGATCCCGCCAAGTGGGACCCCGAGTGGACCGGCACCGTTTCCGCCGATTCCTCCGAGTTCAAGGCTCACATGAGCCAGTTCAAGGCCTGGCTGCCGTACATCCTGATCGGCGCCATCCTGGTCATCACCCGTATCCCCGAGCTGGGTCTGAAGGGCATCCTCGCCGCCCAGGCCATCAAGTTCTCCAACATCCTCGGCTACGAGTCCGTCGGCGCTTCCATCGCCTACTTGTACCTCCCCGGCACCATTCCGTTCACCCTGGTCGCCATCCTGACCGTGTTCATCCACGGCATGCCCGGCGACAAGGTCAAGCTCGCCTGGACCCAGGCCTTCAAGACCATGAAGAACCCCACCATCGCCCTGTTCGCGGCGGTGGCCCTGGTGTCCATCTTCCGCGGTTCCGGCATCGCCGACGTCGCGCTGAACCCGAACTCCTACCCGTCCATGCCGCTGGCCATGGCCAAGGCCGTCGCTGCCGTCACCGGCAACGCCTGGCCCATGTTCGCCTCCTTCGTGGGCGGTCTGGGCGCGTTCATCACCGGTTCCAACACCGTGTCCGACCTGCTCTTCGCCGAGTTCCAGTGGGGCGTCGCCTCGCAGCTCGAGCTGCCCCGCCAGATCATCGTGGCCGCTCAGGCCGTCGGCGGCGGCATGGGCAACATGATCTGCATCCACAACATCGTGGCTGCCTGCGCCGTTGTCGGCCTGTCCGGCATGGAAGGCGCGATCCTGAAGCGGACCGTCTGGCCCTTCCTGCTGTACGGCACCGTCGTCGGCATCGTGGCCACCCTGATGAGCTTCGTGTTCCTGCCCGGCCTGTTCTAA
- the nifJ gene encoding pyruvate:ferredoxin (flavodoxin) oxidoreductase — MSKMKTMDGNTAAAWVAYAMSETAAIYPITPSSTMGEIADEWAAQGRKNIFGQTLEVRQLQSEAGAAGAVHGGLAGGALTTTFTASQGLLLMIPNMYKIAGELLPCVFHVSARAIAAHALSIFGDHQDVMACRQTGFAMLASASVQEVMDLALVSHLATVEASVPFVSFFDGFRTSHEIQKIEVIDYEDMKPLLNTEKVAAFRKRAMNPEHPDVRGTAQNPDIYFQGREASNSYYDAIPAIVEEYMDKVSALTGRSYKPFDYVGAADAERVVIAMGSACETLEEVVNHLVAEGEKVGLIKVRLYRPFSAKHFLAVLPETAKAVSVLDRTKEPGALGDPLFQDVCTVFLEKGNGPVVTAGRYGLGSKEFTPAMAKAVYDNLAASAPKTRFTVGIEDDVTQASLVTAETLDTTPEGTVQCKFWGLGSDGTVGANKQAIKIIGDNTDMYAQGYFAYDSKKSGGITISHLRFGHSPIQSTYLVAAADYVACHNPSYVHLYDVLEGIKDGGSFVLNCAWTAEQMEQELPASMRRTIARKKLNFYTIDAVKIAGEVGLGGRINMVMQTAFFKLADVIPFEQAVALLKEGIDKAYGKKGPKIVEMNCAAVDKAPAALVKVEVPASWAELADDGAVNADEPDYVKNVMRPVLAQKGDSLPVSAFSVDGTMPLSTSRFEKRGVAINVPEWIVDNCIQCNQCAFVCPHSALRPVLADDAEMQNAPAAFATQEAKGKDVKGLKYRLQVNTLDCLGCGNCADICPAKEKALVMKPIATQTSEQVPNFDFSETVSYKDAFKRESVKGSQFKQSLMEFSGACSGCGETPYVKVLTQLFGERMIIANATGCSSIWGASAPSTPYCTNAEGFGPAWGNSLFEDAAEFGFGIEMGVNNRRKTLVAKCEEALSSATGDVKAALEGWLAAKDEAEGSAVAGATLKSALEGASDPLLQEIAAGSDLFTKKSVWIFGGDGWAYDIGFGGLDHVIASGKDVNILVMDTEVYSNTGGQSSKATPLGSIAKFAAAGKGTGKKDLGRIAMTYGYVYVASVAMGADKQQMIKAFKEAEAYNGPSLIICYAPCINQGIKKGMGKTQLEQKLAVDSGYWPLYRYNPELADEGKNPFTLESKAPDGSLQEFLSGENRYAMLERFHPELSKAFRAKIEKDYADRYAIYTHLAEADYSKAEAGAPQACETGVSAEAPGSGEPCDDGR, encoded by the coding sequence ATGTCCAAGATGAAAACGATGGATGGCAACACCGCCGCCGCCTGGGTGGCCTATGCCATGAGTGAGACCGCCGCCATCTACCCCATCACCCCCTCTTCCACCATGGGTGAGATCGCCGACGAATGGGCCGCTCAGGGCCGCAAGAATATTTTCGGGCAGACCCTCGAGGTCCGCCAGCTGCAGTCCGAGGCCGGAGCGGCCGGCGCTGTGCACGGCGGCCTCGCCGGCGGCGCGCTGACCACCACCTTCACCGCCTCCCAGGGGTTGCTGCTGATGATCCCGAACATGTACAAGATCGCGGGCGAACTGCTGCCCTGCGTCTTCCACGTCTCGGCGCGGGCCATCGCGGCCCACGCCCTGTCCATTTTCGGCGACCACCAGGACGTCATGGCCTGCCGCCAGACCGGCTTCGCCATGCTGGCCTCCGCGTCGGTCCAGGAAGTCATGGACCTCGCCCTGGTCTCCCACCTGGCCACCGTCGAGGCCTCCGTGCCCTTCGTCTCCTTCTTCGACGGCTTCCGCACCTCCCACGAGATCCAGAAGATCGAGGTCATCGACTACGAGGACATGAAGCCGCTGCTGAACACCGAGAAGGTCGCCGCCTTCCGCAAGCGCGCCATGAACCCGGAACACCCGGACGTTCGCGGCACCGCCCAGAACCCGGACATCTACTTCCAGGGCCGCGAGGCTTCCAACTCCTACTATGATGCCATCCCGGCCATCGTCGAGGAGTACATGGACAAAGTGTCCGCCCTGACCGGCCGCTCCTACAAGCCGTTCGACTACGTCGGCGCCGCCGACGCCGAGCGCGTGGTCATCGCCATGGGCTCCGCCTGCGAGACCCTGGAGGAAGTGGTCAACCACCTGGTCGCCGAAGGCGAGAAGGTCGGCCTGATCAAGGTCCGCCTGTACCGCCCGTTCTCGGCCAAGCATTTCCTGGCCGTGCTGCCCGAAACCGCCAAGGCCGTGTCCGTGCTCGACCGCACCAAAGAGCCCGGCGCGCTTGGCGACCCCCTGTTCCAGGATGTCTGCACCGTCTTCCTGGAAAAGGGCAACGGCCCCGTCGTCACCGCCGGCCGCTACGGCCTGGGCTCCAAGGAGTTCACTCCGGCCATGGCCAAGGCCGTGTACGACAACCTGGCTGCGTCCGCCCCCAAGACCCGCTTCACCGTGGGTATCGAGGACGACGTCACCCAAGCCTCCCTTGTCACGGCCGAGACCCTGGACACCACCCCTGAAGGCACCGTCCAGTGCAAGTTCTGGGGTCTCGGTTCGGACGGGACGGTCGGCGCCAACAAGCAGGCCATCAAGATCATCGGCGACAACACCGACATGTATGCGCAGGGCTACTTCGCTTACGACTCCAAGAAGTCCGGCGGCATCACCATCTCCCACCTGCGCTTCGGCCATTCCCCGATCCAGTCCACCTACCTGGTGGCGGCCGCCGATTACGTGGCCTGCCACAACCCCAGCTACGTGCACCTGTACGACGTGCTGGAGGGGATCAAGGACGGCGGCTCCTTCGTGCTGAACTGCGCCTGGACCGCCGAGCAGATGGAGCAGGAGCTGCCCGCTTCCATGCGCCGCACCATCGCCAGGAAAAAACTGAACTTCTACACCATTGACGCGGTCAAGATCGCCGGCGAAGTCGGCCTCGGCGGCCGCATCAACATGGTCATGCAGACCGCCTTCTTCAAGCTGGCCGACGTCATCCCGTTCGAGCAGGCCGTGGCCCTGCTCAAGGAAGGCATCGACAAGGCCTACGGCAAGAAGGGACCGAAGATCGTCGAGATGAACTGCGCCGCCGTGGACAAGGCTCCCGCCGCCCTGGTCAAGGTCGAGGTTCCGGCCTCCTGGGCCGAGCTGGCCGACGACGGTGCCGTCAATGCCGACGAGCCGGATTACGTCAAGAACGTCATGCGTCCGGTCCTGGCCCAGAAGGGCGACTCCCTGCCCGTCTCCGCCTTCTCCGTGGACGGCACCATGCCGCTTTCCACCTCCAGGTTCGAGAAGCGCGGCGTGGCCATCAACGTCCCCGAGTGGATCGTGGACAACTGCATCCAGTGCAACCAGTGCGCCTTCGTCTGCCCCCACTCCGCCCTGCGCCCGGTGCTGGCCGACGACGCCGAGATGCAGAACGCCCCGGCCGCCTTCGCCACCCAGGAAGCCAAGGGCAAGGACGTCAAGGGGCTGAAGTACCGCCTCCAGGTCAACACCCTGGACTGCCTGGGCTGCGGCAACTGCGCCGACATCTGCCCGGCCAAGGAAAAGGCGCTGGTCATGAAGCCCATCGCCACCCAGACCTCCGAGCAGGTCCCCAACTTCGACTTCTCCGAGACGGTCTCCTACAAGGACGCCTTCAAGCGCGAATCCGTCAAGGGCTCCCAGTTCAAGCAGTCGCTCATGGAATTCTCCGGCGCCTGCTCCGGCTGCGGCGAGACCCCCTACGTCAAGGTGCTGACCCAGCTGTTCGGCGAGCGCATGATCATCGCCAACGCCACGGGCTGCTCCTCCATCTGGGGCGCTTCCGCACCGTCCACCCCGTACTGCACCAACGCCGAGGGCTTCGGTCCTGCCTGGGGCAACTCCCTGTTCGAGGACGCGGCCGAGTTCGGCTTCGGCATCGAGATGGGCGTCAACAACCGCCGCAAGACCCTGGTCGCCAAGTGTGAAGAGGCCCTGTCCTCCGCCACCGGCGACGTCAAGGCCGCCCTCGAGGGCTGGCTCGCCGCCAAGGACGAGGCCGAAGGTTCCGCCGTTGCGGGCGCGACCCTGAAGTCCGCCCTGGAAGGCGCTTCCGATCCCCTGCTCCAGGAGATCGCCGCCGGTTCCGACCTGTTCACCAAGAAGTCCGTCTGGATCTTCGGCGGTGACGGCTGGGCCTACGACATCGGCTTCGGCGGCCTGGACCACGTCATCGCCTCCGGCAAGGACGTGAACATCCTGGTCATGGACACCGAGGTGTACTCCAACACCGGCGGTCAGTCCTCCAAGGCCACCCCGCTCGGCTCCATCGCCAAGTTCGCCGCCGCGGGCAAGGGCACCGGCAAGAAGGACCTGGGCCGCATCGCCATGACCTACGGCTACGTCTACGTGGCCTCCGTGGCCATGGGTGCGGACAAGCAGCAGATGATCAAGGCCTTCAAGGAGGCCGAGGCCTACAACGGCCCGTCCCTGATCATCTGCTACGCCCCGTGCATCAACCAGGGCATCAAGAAGGGCATGGGCAAGACCCAGCTCGAACAGAAGCTCGCCGTGGACTCCGGCTACTGGCCGCTGTACCGCTACAACCCCGAGCTCGCCGACGAGGGCAAGAACCCGTTCACCCTGGAGTCCAAGGCCCCCGACGGCTCCCTGCAGGAGTTCCTGTCCGGCGAAAACCGCTACGCCATGCTGGAGCGCTTCCATCCGGAACTCTCCAAGGCGTTCCGCGCCAAGATCGAAAAGGACTACGCCGATCGTTACGCCATCTACACCCACCTCGCCGAAGCCGATTATTCCAAGGCTGAAGCGGGTGCGCCCCAGGCGTGCGAAACCGGCGTGTCGGCCGAAGCACCGGGTTCCGGCGAACCCTGCGACGACGGCAGATAA